In the Engystomops pustulosus chromosome 2, aEngPut4.maternal, whole genome shotgun sequence genome, one interval contains:
- the LOC140117186 gene encoding histone H3, whose protein sequence is MARTKQTARKSTGGKAPRKQLATKAARKSAPATGGVKKPHRYRPGTVALREIRRYQKSTELLIRKLPFQRLVREIAQDFKTDLRFQSSAVMALQEASEAYLVGLFEDTNLCAIHAKRVTIMPKDIQLARRIRGERA, encoded by the coding sequence ATGGCCAGAACCAAGCAGACCGCCCGCAAGTCCACCGGAGGCAAAGCGCCCCGCAAGCAGCTGGCTACCAAGGCCGCCAGGAAGAGCGCGCCCGCCACCGGCGGAGTCAAGAAGCCTCACCGCTACCGCCCCGGCACCGTGGCTCTCCGCGAGATCCGCCGTTACCAGAAGTCCACCGAGCTGCTCATCAGGAAGCTGCCCTTCCAGCGCCTGGTCAGAGAGATCGCTCAGGACTTCAAGACCGACCTGCGCTTCCAGAGCTCTGCAGTCATGGCGCTGCAGGAGGCCAGCGAGGCCTATCTGGTCGGCCTCTTCGAGGACACTAACCTGTGCGCCATCCACGCCAAGAGAGTCACCATCATGCCCAAAGACATCCAGCTGGCCCGCAGGATCCGCGGCGAGAGGGCCTAA
- the LOC140117189 gene encoding histone H4, which produces MSGRGKGGKGLGKGGAKRHRKVLRDNIQGITKPAIRRLARRGGVKRISGLIYEETRGVLKVFLENVIRDAVTYTEHAKRKTVTAMDVVYALKRQGRTLYGFGG; this is translated from the coding sequence ATGTCTGGACGCGGCAAAGGAGGAAAGGGTCTTGGAAAAGGAGGCgccaagaggcacaggaaggtgCTGCGTGATAACATCCAGGGAATCACCAAGCCCGCCATCCGCCGCCTGGCTCGCAGAGGAGGAGTCAAGCGTATCTCCGGCCTCATCTACGAGGAGACCCGCGGCGTCCTCAAGGTGTTCCTGGAGAACGTCATCCGTGACGCCGTCACCTACACCGAGCACGCCAAGAGGAAGACCGTCACCGCCATGGACGTGGTGTACGCGCTCAAGCGCCAGGGCCGCACTCTCTACGGCTTCGGAGGTTAA